Proteins encoded by one window of Salirhabdus salicampi:
- a CDS encoding DUF881 domain-containing protein, with protein sequence MPRKITVASIGLIAGFMLAILIQTKQNPEIRDTRDLWEIRSELRKQQMVQNELYGEITEAEQIIRSYQSESNATKLQTLQESVELLKEKAGMTEVEGEGLVITIEPIFKGTEMGPVYTDIQPSLLTRFINELYTYGATDIAVENERVIQISPIRQVNDYTYVNGRRISSPPIQIKVLAEDPERLLNYMEISPLLDYFAVENLNISFEFSIVNLPEFHVPMDLHWLQPVDDEGVGES encoded by the coding sequence ATGCCACGAAAAATAACTGTTGCAAGTATTGGTTTAATTGCTGGCTTTATGCTGGCTATTCTCATTCAAACGAAACAAAATCCAGAAATACGTGATACGAGAGATTTATGGGAAATACGTTCAGAACTACGTAAACAACAAATGGTTCAAAATGAACTATATGGAGAAATTACGGAGGCAGAGCAAATCATTCGAAGCTATCAAAGTGAATCGAATGCGACAAAGTTACAAACGTTACAAGAGTCAGTTGAGTTATTAAAGGAAAAGGCTGGAATGACGGAAGTCGAGGGTGAAGGTTTAGTTATTACGATTGAGCCAATATTTAAGGGAACGGAAATGGGCCCCGTATATACAGATATACAACCTAGCTTATTAACTCGATTTATAAATGAGTTATATACATATGGAGCGACAGATATTGCAGTCGAAAATGAAAGGGTCATTCAAATTAGCCCAATCCGACAAGTTAACGACTATACTTATGTAAATGGAAGACGTATATCGTCACCACCTATTCAAATCAAAGTATTAGCGGAAGACCCTGAAAGGCTATTAAATTATATGGAGATTAGCCCACTATTAGACTACTTTGCCGTAGAAAATCTTAATATATCCTTTGAATTTTCCATTGTAAACTTACCGGAATTTCATGTACCTATGGACCTTCACTGGCTCCAACCGGTTGATGATGAAGGGGTGGGGGAGTCGTAA
- a CDS encoding DUF881 domain-containing protein has translation MRVKGKHVIYSFILLVSGFLAAYSFQMTKDRNQLMDMPDDALTKDYFYREELNKTEEKNNELRDKLAQLKKEITELEEQLGEEQEALTKYIDDKRLLERLTGEVPVKGPGISVTLEDAEYVPSDNSINDYIVHDRHILKVIHELSSSGAVAIAINGQRLYKDSFLSCVGPVISVDGIKHPAPFVISAIGDPEVLSASVQAQNGVVYELVSENVEVTVQTKESIEMNTRDTVERW, from the coding sequence ATGAGAGTGAAAGGTAAACACGTTATCTACTCTTTCATTTTGCTCGTTTCTGGTTTTTTAGCTGCATATAGCTTCCAAATGACAAAAGACCGAAATCAACTTATGGATATGCCAGATGATGCATTAACAAAGGACTATTTTTATCGTGAAGAGCTAAACAAAACAGAAGAGAAAAATAATGAGTTAAGGGATAAGTTGGCGCAGTTAAAAAAGGAAATTACTGAATTAGAGGAACAGTTAGGAGAGGAACAAGAAGCACTGACGAAGTATATTGACGATAAACGCTTGTTAGAGCGGCTTACTGGTGAAGTACCTGTAAAAGGCCCAGGAATATCAGTTACGCTGGAAGATGCGGAATACGTTCCATCAGATAACTCCATTAATGACTACATTGTACACGATCGCCATATTTTAAAGGTCATTCATGAACTTTCTTCATCGGGAGCAGTAGCAATTGCTATTAACGGTCAACGCCTCTATAAAGATAGTTTTCTATCCTGTGTAGGTCCTGTTATTTCTGTAGATGGAATCAAACATCCTGCTCCTTTTGTCATAAGTGCAATTGGGGACCCTGAGGTGCTTTCTGCTAGTGTACAAGCTCAGAACGGAGTAGTATATGAGCTTGTAAGCGAGAATGTAGAGGTAACGGTACAAACGAAAGAATCAATAGAAATGAATACTCGTGACACCGTTGAAAGGTGGTAA
- a CDS encoding cell division protein FtsQ/DivIB, which translates to MAKKKVVSIEERIPKLKQARKKKANRRLIFYLSLFFLLISIITYLQSPLSHVKHFEVEGNYFITDGEVLAESQLTTEYNIWQIDFQTIERNILKHPEIKQATVTRKFPRTVQIELEEYIRVGYVKEGDRFYPILENGERLLNQQNDIPKGDAPVLIGWNNDTYLVEMTDELRGLEPSIASQISEIHWLNDETNPYKIRLFMMNGQEVVASIRNFAQKMGVYPSIIAKLKPEQRGVVHIDVGAFFIPYERDSEELQDVSGEEQVNESER; encoded by the coding sequence ATGGCAAAGAAAAAAGTTGTCTCCATTGAGGAACGAATACCTAAACTAAAACAAGCTCGTAAAAAGAAAGCGAATCGAAGGTTAATCTTTTATTTATCCCTATTTTTTCTTTTGATTAGTATTATTACGTACTTACAATCGCCTCTGAGTCATGTCAAACATTTTGAAGTCGAAGGCAATTACTTTATTACCGATGGAGAGGTATTAGCTGAAAGCCAACTCACGACAGAATATAATATATGGCAAATAGATTTTCAAACGATTGAGCGTAACATCTTGAAGCATCCTGAAATTAAACAAGCTACCGTTACACGGAAATTTCCTAGAACCGTTCAAATTGAATTAGAAGAGTATATTCGTGTCGGCTACGTAAAAGAAGGAGATCGTTTTTATCCCATCTTGGAAAACGGGGAACGATTATTAAACCAGCAAAATGACATACCGAAAGGGGACGCACCAGTTTTAATCGGATGGAATAACGATACGTACCTCGTTGAAATGACGGATGAATTGAGAGGGTTAGAACCTAGTATTGCGAGTCAAATTTCAGAGATTCATTGGCTTAACGATGAAACAAACCCATATAAAATAAGGTTATTTATGATGAACGGTCAGGAGGTTGTTGCTTCTATACGTAATTTTGCACAAAAGATGGGGGTATACCCTTCTATTATCGCCAAGCTAAAACCTGAACAAAGAGGAGTTGTTCATATAGATGTCGGAGCTTTTTTCATTCCGTATGAACGTGACTCAGAAGAACTGCAAGACGTTTCTGGGGAGGAACAGGTAAATGAGAGTGAAAGGTAA